In Astatotilapia calliptera chromosome 23, fAstCal1.2, whole genome shotgun sequence, a genomic segment contains:
- the bcl6aa gene encoding BCL6A transcription repressor a isoform X1 has product MPHSFQQKKAQQMLLLCQGVNGMRKDGESVVWNHHKQSFQELDKMACAADSCIQFTRHASDVLLNLNRLRSRDILTDVTILVNRQQFRAHKTVLMACSGLFYTIFTDSHKCNLSAISLDPKVDPEGFAILLEFMYTSRLTLKESLIMAIMNTAIYLQMDHVVDTCHRFIKSSDPTVKLPRDEFLVSPLVLPQDVHAYRAHDVVDSLHSRVAPFRDGRHYGSNMFSGVSTPSNYHLYGQFPMPGFPFPLCKLADTKNAFADLSKSSIHHKHCPPHDSGIRADYSRAIGTNSSGIIHSTTYASREVVRDDEMRKESHEGVSQSVGFSTRKRAFPMLSLEHQKDLGKEHAPQAEEDLIHQHYPLGISAGRKSLMSSPQSPLKSDCQPNSPTESSSSKNASLSQAAGAQTPQGTQDPKARNWKKYKFIVLNQSAKEDKVGLRDPGLHSPQRLALQPYLHPNDSENLDPQTTSKSNSEDLPVPQASRLNNIINSALEGSLRNGDGHPPHYLNRLTCSSCGSQSPQHSEVCPNHSRSRLSEEMSELHSEYSDSSCENGTFFCNECDSKFAEDEALKQHMLQVHSDKPYKCDRCQAAFRYKGNLASHKTVHTGEKPYRCNICGAQFNRPANLKTHTRIHSGEKPYKCETCGARFVQVAHLRAHVLIHTGEKPYPCEICGTRFRHLQTLKSHLRIHTGEKPYHCEKCNLHFRHKSQLRLHLRQKHGAITNTKIQYRMSTVDMPTDLTKAC; this is encoded by the exons ATGCCTCACTCCTTCCAGCAGAAAAAAG CTCAGCAAATGCTCCTTCTGTGCCAAGGAGTGAACGGGATGAGAAAAGACGGGGAATCCGTGGTTTGGAATCACCACAAGCAAAGTTTCCAGG aacttgACAAAATGGCTTGCGCAGCAGACAGCTGCATACAGTTCACGCGCCATGCAAGTGATGTTCTGCTCAACCTGAACCGGCTGCGCAGTAGAGATATCCTCACAGATGTCACTATCCTGGTCAACAGGCAGCAGTTTCGTGCACACAAGACCGTTCTCATGGCTTGCAG TGGGCTGTTTTACACTATCTTCACTGACTCCCACAAGTGCAACCTTAGTGCTATCAGTCTGGACCCAAAGGTGGACCCAGAGGGCTTTGCCATCCTGCTAGAGTTTATGTACACCTCCCGTCTCACACTAAAGGAGAGTCTGATCATGGCTATCATGAATACAGCTATCTACTTGCAGATGGACCACGTTGTAGACACCTGCCACAGATTCATCAAATCCAG TGATCCGACTGTCAAGCTGCCTAGAGACGAGTTTCTGGTCAGTCCCTTGGTTTTACCTCAGGATGTCCATGCTTACAGAGCCCATGATGTTGTTGACAGTTTGCACAGCCGTGTAGCTCCGTTCAGGGACGGGAGACACTACGGTTCAAACATGTTCAGCGGGGTCAGCACCCCCAGCAACTACCATCTCTACGGGCAGTTTCCCATGCCAGGATTCCCCTTCCCCCTCTGCAAGCTGGCCGATACCAAAAATGCTTTTGCTGACCTCTCAAAGAGCAGCATCCACCACAAGCACTGTCCTCCGCATGACAGCGGCATCAGGGCAGACTACAGCAGAGCCATTGGCACAAACTCCTCCGGCATCATTCACTCCACCACCTATGCTTCCAGGGAGGTAGTGAGAGACGATGAGATGAGGAAAGAGAGCCACGAGGGGGTCAGCCAGTCTGTCGGTTTCAGCACAAGGAAGCGTGCATTTCCCATGTTGTCCCTTGAGCACCAGAAAGACTTGGGCAAAGAGCACGCTCCTCAGGCCGAGGAAGATCTCATCCATCAGCACTATCCCCTGGGAATCTCCGCTGGACGCAAGAGCCTCATGAGCAGCCCGCAGAGCCCCCTCAAATCAGACTGCCAGCCCAACTCCCCGACAGAGTCCAGCAGCAGCAAGAACGCCAGCCTCTCCCAAGCTGCTGGAGCGCAAACGCCACAAGGCACGCAGGACCCCAAAGCTCGCAACTGGAAGAAGTACAAGTTCATTGTGCTGAATCAGAGCGCCAAGGAGGACAAGGTGGGGTTAAGGGATCCTGGGCTTCACTCACCTCAACGCCTTGCCCTGCAACCCTACCTCCACCCCAACGACTCGGAGAACCTTGACCCACAAACGACGAGCAAGAGCAACAGCGAGGATCTACCAGTACCCCAGGCTAGTCGTCTCAACAACATCATTAACag TGCGCTTGAGGGGTCTCTGAGGAATGGCGATGGCCACCCTCCACACTACCTGAACCGCCTCACATGCTCGTCCTGTGGCTCCCAGTCCCCGCAGCACTCGGAAGTCTGTCCCAACCACTCCAGGTCCCGTCTATCAGAGGAAATGTCAGAGCTTCATTCAGAATATTCAGACTCCAGCTGTG AAAACGGCACGTTCTTCTGTAACGAATGCGACTCCAAATTTGCTGAAGACGAAGCTTTGAAACAACACATGCTTCAAGTACACAGCGACAAGCCATACAAGTGCGACCGCTGCCAGGCTGCTTTCCGCTACAAGGGCAACCTGGCCAGCCACAAGACTGTCCACACAG GAGAGAAGCCGTATCGCTGTAATATCTGTGGTGCTCAGTTCAACAGACCAGCTAACCTCAAAACTCACACTCGCATCCACTCAGGAGAGAAGCCATACAAATGTGAGACGTGTGGAGCTCGTTTTGTACAG gttGCTCATCTGCGCGCTCATGTGCTGATCCACACGGGCGAGAAGCCATACCCATGCGAGATCTGTGGAACCCGCTTCCGTCACCTGCAGACGCTGAAGAGCCACCTCCGCATACACACAGGCGAAAAGCCCTACCAT tgtgaAAAATGCAACTTGCACTTCCGCCACAAGAGCCAGCTACGGCTGCATCTTCGACAGAAGCACGGCGCCATCACTAACACAAAGATCCAGTACCGTATGTCCACAGTAGACATGCCCACTGACTTGACGAAAGCATGCTGA
- the bcl6aa gene encoding BCL6A transcription repressor a isoform X3 yields MPHSFQQKKELDKMACAADSCIQFTRHASDVLLNLNRLRSRDILTDVTILVNRQQFRAHKTVLMACSGLFYTIFTDSHKCNLSAISLDPKVDPEGFAILLEFMYTSRLTLKESLIMAIMNTAIYLQMDHVVDTCHRFIKSSDPTVKLPRDEFLVSPLVLPQDVHAYRAHDVVDSLHSRVAPFRDGRHYGSNMFSGVSTPSNYHLYGQFPMPGFPFPLCKLADTKNAFADLSKSSIHHKHCPPHDSGIRADYSRAIGTNSSGIIHSTTYASREVVRDDEMRKESHEGVSQSVGFSTRKRAFPMLSLEHQKDLGKEHAPQAEEDLIHQHYPLGISAGRKSLMSSPQSPLKSDCQPNSPTESSSSKNASLSQAAGAQTPQGTQDPKARNWKKYKFIVLNQSAKEDKVGLRDPGLHSPQRLALQPYLHPNDSENLDPQTTSKSNSEDLPVPQASRLNNIINSALEGSLRNGDGHPPHYLNRLTCSSCGSQSPQHSEVCPNHSRSRLSEEMSELHSEYSDSSCENGTFFCNECDSKFAEDEALKQHMLQVHSDKPYKCDRCQAAFRYKGNLASHKTVHTGEKPYRCNICGAQFNRPANLKTHTRIHSGEKPYKCETCGARFVQVAHLRAHVLIHTGEKPYPCEICGTRFRHLQTLKSHLRIHTGEKPYHCEKCNLHFRHKSQLRLHLRQKHGAITNTKIQYRMSTVDMPTDLTKAC; encoded by the exons ATGCCTCACTCCTTCCAGCAGAAAAAAG aacttgACAAAATGGCTTGCGCAGCAGACAGCTGCATACAGTTCACGCGCCATGCAAGTGATGTTCTGCTCAACCTGAACCGGCTGCGCAGTAGAGATATCCTCACAGATGTCACTATCCTGGTCAACAGGCAGCAGTTTCGTGCACACAAGACCGTTCTCATGGCTTGCAG TGGGCTGTTTTACACTATCTTCACTGACTCCCACAAGTGCAACCTTAGTGCTATCAGTCTGGACCCAAAGGTGGACCCAGAGGGCTTTGCCATCCTGCTAGAGTTTATGTACACCTCCCGTCTCACACTAAAGGAGAGTCTGATCATGGCTATCATGAATACAGCTATCTACTTGCAGATGGACCACGTTGTAGACACCTGCCACAGATTCATCAAATCCAG TGATCCGACTGTCAAGCTGCCTAGAGACGAGTTTCTGGTCAGTCCCTTGGTTTTACCTCAGGATGTCCATGCTTACAGAGCCCATGATGTTGTTGACAGTTTGCACAGCCGTGTAGCTCCGTTCAGGGACGGGAGACACTACGGTTCAAACATGTTCAGCGGGGTCAGCACCCCCAGCAACTACCATCTCTACGGGCAGTTTCCCATGCCAGGATTCCCCTTCCCCCTCTGCAAGCTGGCCGATACCAAAAATGCTTTTGCTGACCTCTCAAAGAGCAGCATCCACCACAAGCACTGTCCTCCGCATGACAGCGGCATCAGGGCAGACTACAGCAGAGCCATTGGCACAAACTCCTCCGGCATCATTCACTCCACCACCTATGCTTCCAGGGAGGTAGTGAGAGACGATGAGATGAGGAAAGAGAGCCACGAGGGGGTCAGCCAGTCTGTCGGTTTCAGCACAAGGAAGCGTGCATTTCCCATGTTGTCCCTTGAGCACCAGAAAGACTTGGGCAAAGAGCACGCTCCTCAGGCCGAGGAAGATCTCATCCATCAGCACTATCCCCTGGGAATCTCCGCTGGACGCAAGAGCCTCATGAGCAGCCCGCAGAGCCCCCTCAAATCAGACTGCCAGCCCAACTCCCCGACAGAGTCCAGCAGCAGCAAGAACGCCAGCCTCTCCCAAGCTGCTGGAGCGCAAACGCCACAAGGCACGCAGGACCCCAAAGCTCGCAACTGGAAGAAGTACAAGTTCATTGTGCTGAATCAGAGCGCCAAGGAGGACAAGGTGGGGTTAAGGGATCCTGGGCTTCACTCACCTCAACGCCTTGCCCTGCAACCCTACCTCCACCCCAACGACTCGGAGAACCTTGACCCACAAACGACGAGCAAGAGCAACAGCGAGGATCTACCAGTACCCCAGGCTAGTCGTCTCAACAACATCATTAACag TGCGCTTGAGGGGTCTCTGAGGAATGGCGATGGCCACCCTCCACACTACCTGAACCGCCTCACATGCTCGTCCTGTGGCTCCCAGTCCCCGCAGCACTCGGAAGTCTGTCCCAACCACTCCAGGTCCCGTCTATCAGAGGAAATGTCAGAGCTTCATTCAGAATATTCAGACTCCAGCTGTG AAAACGGCACGTTCTTCTGTAACGAATGCGACTCCAAATTTGCTGAAGACGAAGCTTTGAAACAACACATGCTTCAAGTACACAGCGACAAGCCATACAAGTGCGACCGCTGCCAGGCTGCTTTCCGCTACAAGGGCAACCTGGCCAGCCACAAGACTGTCCACACAG GAGAGAAGCCGTATCGCTGTAATATCTGTGGTGCTCAGTTCAACAGACCAGCTAACCTCAAAACTCACACTCGCATCCACTCAGGAGAGAAGCCATACAAATGTGAGACGTGTGGAGCTCGTTTTGTACAG gttGCTCATCTGCGCGCTCATGTGCTGATCCACACGGGCGAGAAGCCATACCCATGCGAGATCTGTGGAACCCGCTTCCGTCACCTGCAGACGCTGAAGAGCCACCTCCGCATACACACAGGCGAAAAGCCCTACCAT tgtgaAAAATGCAACTTGCACTTCCGCCACAAGAGCCAGCTACGGCTGCATCTTCGACAGAAGCACGGCGCCATCACTAACACAAAGATCCAGTACCGTATGTCCACAGTAGACATGCCCACTGACTTGACGAAAGCATGCTGA
- the bcl6aa gene encoding BCL6A transcription repressor a isoform X2, with the protein MQEVSRKALPELDKMACAADSCIQFTRHASDVLLNLNRLRSRDILTDVTILVNRQQFRAHKTVLMACSGLFYTIFTDSHKCNLSAISLDPKVDPEGFAILLEFMYTSRLTLKESLIMAIMNTAIYLQMDHVVDTCHRFIKSSDPTVKLPRDEFLVSPLVLPQDVHAYRAHDVVDSLHSRVAPFRDGRHYGSNMFSGVSTPSNYHLYGQFPMPGFPFPLCKLADTKNAFADLSKSSIHHKHCPPHDSGIRADYSRAIGTNSSGIIHSTTYASREVVRDDEMRKESHEGVSQSVGFSTRKRAFPMLSLEHQKDLGKEHAPQAEEDLIHQHYPLGISAGRKSLMSSPQSPLKSDCQPNSPTESSSSKNASLSQAAGAQTPQGTQDPKARNWKKYKFIVLNQSAKEDKVGLRDPGLHSPQRLALQPYLHPNDSENLDPQTTSKSNSEDLPVPQASRLNNIINSALEGSLRNGDGHPPHYLNRLTCSSCGSQSPQHSEVCPNHSRSRLSEEMSELHSEYSDSSCENGTFFCNECDSKFAEDEALKQHMLQVHSDKPYKCDRCQAAFRYKGNLASHKTVHTGEKPYRCNICGAQFNRPANLKTHTRIHSGEKPYKCETCGARFVQVAHLRAHVLIHTGEKPYPCEICGTRFRHLQTLKSHLRIHTGEKPYHCEKCNLHFRHKSQLRLHLRQKHGAITNTKIQYRMSTVDMPTDLTKAC; encoded by the exons ATGCAAGAAGTTTCTAGGAAAGCGCTACCAG aacttgACAAAATGGCTTGCGCAGCAGACAGCTGCATACAGTTCACGCGCCATGCAAGTGATGTTCTGCTCAACCTGAACCGGCTGCGCAGTAGAGATATCCTCACAGATGTCACTATCCTGGTCAACAGGCAGCAGTTTCGTGCACACAAGACCGTTCTCATGGCTTGCAG TGGGCTGTTTTACACTATCTTCACTGACTCCCACAAGTGCAACCTTAGTGCTATCAGTCTGGACCCAAAGGTGGACCCAGAGGGCTTTGCCATCCTGCTAGAGTTTATGTACACCTCCCGTCTCACACTAAAGGAGAGTCTGATCATGGCTATCATGAATACAGCTATCTACTTGCAGATGGACCACGTTGTAGACACCTGCCACAGATTCATCAAATCCAG TGATCCGACTGTCAAGCTGCCTAGAGACGAGTTTCTGGTCAGTCCCTTGGTTTTACCTCAGGATGTCCATGCTTACAGAGCCCATGATGTTGTTGACAGTTTGCACAGCCGTGTAGCTCCGTTCAGGGACGGGAGACACTACGGTTCAAACATGTTCAGCGGGGTCAGCACCCCCAGCAACTACCATCTCTACGGGCAGTTTCCCATGCCAGGATTCCCCTTCCCCCTCTGCAAGCTGGCCGATACCAAAAATGCTTTTGCTGACCTCTCAAAGAGCAGCATCCACCACAAGCACTGTCCTCCGCATGACAGCGGCATCAGGGCAGACTACAGCAGAGCCATTGGCACAAACTCCTCCGGCATCATTCACTCCACCACCTATGCTTCCAGGGAGGTAGTGAGAGACGATGAGATGAGGAAAGAGAGCCACGAGGGGGTCAGCCAGTCTGTCGGTTTCAGCACAAGGAAGCGTGCATTTCCCATGTTGTCCCTTGAGCACCAGAAAGACTTGGGCAAAGAGCACGCTCCTCAGGCCGAGGAAGATCTCATCCATCAGCACTATCCCCTGGGAATCTCCGCTGGACGCAAGAGCCTCATGAGCAGCCCGCAGAGCCCCCTCAAATCAGACTGCCAGCCCAACTCCCCGACAGAGTCCAGCAGCAGCAAGAACGCCAGCCTCTCCCAAGCTGCTGGAGCGCAAACGCCACAAGGCACGCAGGACCCCAAAGCTCGCAACTGGAAGAAGTACAAGTTCATTGTGCTGAATCAGAGCGCCAAGGAGGACAAGGTGGGGTTAAGGGATCCTGGGCTTCACTCACCTCAACGCCTTGCCCTGCAACCCTACCTCCACCCCAACGACTCGGAGAACCTTGACCCACAAACGACGAGCAAGAGCAACAGCGAGGATCTACCAGTACCCCAGGCTAGTCGTCTCAACAACATCATTAACag TGCGCTTGAGGGGTCTCTGAGGAATGGCGATGGCCACCCTCCACACTACCTGAACCGCCTCACATGCTCGTCCTGTGGCTCCCAGTCCCCGCAGCACTCGGAAGTCTGTCCCAACCACTCCAGGTCCCGTCTATCAGAGGAAATGTCAGAGCTTCATTCAGAATATTCAGACTCCAGCTGTG AAAACGGCACGTTCTTCTGTAACGAATGCGACTCCAAATTTGCTGAAGACGAAGCTTTGAAACAACACATGCTTCAAGTACACAGCGACAAGCCATACAAGTGCGACCGCTGCCAGGCTGCTTTCCGCTACAAGGGCAACCTGGCCAGCCACAAGACTGTCCACACAG GAGAGAAGCCGTATCGCTGTAATATCTGTGGTGCTCAGTTCAACAGACCAGCTAACCTCAAAACTCACACTCGCATCCACTCAGGAGAGAAGCCATACAAATGTGAGACGTGTGGAGCTCGTTTTGTACAG gttGCTCATCTGCGCGCTCATGTGCTGATCCACACGGGCGAGAAGCCATACCCATGCGAGATCTGTGGAACCCGCTTCCGTCACCTGCAGACGCTGAAGAGCCACCTCCGCATACACACAGGCGAAAAGCCCTACCAT tgtgaAAAATGCAACTTGCACTTCCGCCACAAGAGCCAGCTACGGCTGCATCTTCGACAGAAGCACGGCGCCATCACTAACACAAAGATCCAGTACCGTATGTCCACAGTAGACATGCCCACTGACTTGACGAAAGCATGCTGA
- the smx5 gene encoding smx5, producing MLFYSFFKSLVGKDVVVELKNDLSICGTLHSVDQYLNIKLTDISVTDPEKYPHMLSVKNCFIRGSVVRYVQLPADEVDTQLLQDAARKEAMQQKQ from the exons ATG CTTTTTTACTCGTTTTTCAAGTCGCTGGTGGGGAAGGACGTCGTGGTGGAGCTCAAAAATGACCTGAG CATCTGTGGAACGCTTCATTCTGTTGACCAG TACCTGAACATCAAGCTCACAGACATCAGCGTCACAGATCCGGAGAAATATCCACACATG ctgtctgtgaAAAACTGCTTCATCCGTGGATCGGTGGTCCGTTACGTTCAGCTGCCGGCAGACGAAGTGGACACTCAGCTGCTGCAGGACGCTGCACGGAAAGAAGCCATGCAGCAGAAGCAGTGA